A part of Kitasatospora acidiphila genomic DNA contains:
- the serC gene encoding phosphoserine transaminase: protein MAQIQIPADLKPADGRFGCGPSKVRPEALSALAATGTSLLGTSHRQAPVKNIVKRVREGVASLFSLPEGYQVVLGNGGSTAFWDIAALGLVRQKSQHLSFGEFSSKFASSVKAVPWLDEPTVIKSEVGSHPLPVAEDGVDVYALTHNETSTGVAMPLRRPAGTAGDGSLVLVDATSGAGGLPVDITETDVYYFAPQKSFASEGGLWLASFSPAALERANEIAASGRYVPPFFDLPTAIDNSSKDQTYNTPSIATLFLLADQLEWLNGNGGLEWAVARTAESSGHLYGWAEKSSFANPFVADPAMRSQVVGTIDFDDAVDAAAVAKALRANGIVDTEPYRKLGRNQLRIAMFPAVDPADVQALTACIDYVVEQL, encoded by the coding sequence GTGGCCCAGATTCAGATCCCCGCTGACCTCAAGCCCGCAGACGGCCGTTTCGGCTGCGGCCCGTCCAAGGTGCGCCCCGAGGCCCTCAGTGCCCTCGCCGCCACCGGTACCTCACTGCTCGGCACCTCGCACCGCCAGGCTCCGGTGAAGAACATCGTGAAGCGCGTGCGCGAGGGCGTCGCCAGCCTCTTCTCGCTGCCCGAGGGCTACCAGGTGGTGCTCGGCAACGGCGGCTCCACCGCCTTCTGGGACATCGCCGCCCTCGGCCTGGTGCGCCAGAAGTCGCAGCACCTGAGCTTCGGCGAGTTCTCGTCCAAGTTCGCCTCCTCGGTCAAGGCCGTGCCGTGGCTGGACGAGCCGACCGTGATCAAGAGCGAGGTGGGCAGCCACCCGCTGCCGGTCGCCGAGGACGGCGTGGACGTCTACGCGCTCACCCACAACGAGACCTCCACCGGCGTGGCGATGCCGCTGCGCCGCCCCGCGGGCACCGCCGGCGACGGCTCGCTGGTACTGGTGGACGCCACCTCGGGCGCCGGCGGCCTGCCGGTGGACATCACCGAGACCGACGTCTACTACTTCGCCCCGCAGAAGTCCTTCGCCTCCGAGGGCGGGCTCTGGCTGGCCTCCTTCTCGCCGGCCGCGCTGGAGCGGGCCAACGAGATCGCCGCCTCCGGCCGCTACGTCCCGCCGTTCTTCGACCTGCCGACCGCGATCGATAACTCCTCGAAGGACCAGACCTACAACACCCCGTCGATCGCCACCCTGTTCCTGCTGGCCGACCAGCTGGAGTGGCTGAACGGCAACGGCGGGCTGGAGTGGGCCGTCGCCCGTACGGCTGAATCGTCGGGCCACCTCTACGGCTGGGCCGAGAAGTCCTCGTTCGCCAACCCGTTCGTCGCCGACCCGGCGATGCGCTCGCAGGTGGTCGGCACCATCGACTTCGACGACGCCGTCGACGCCGCCGCGGTCGCCAAGGCGCTGCGGGCCAACGGCATCGTGGACACCGAGCCGTACCGCAAGCTCGGCCGCAACCAGCTGCGGATCGCGATGTTCCCGGCCGTCGACCCGGCCGACGTGCAGGCGCTGACGGCCTGCATCGACTACGTGGTCGAGCAGCTCTGA
- a CDS encoding SDR family oxidoreductase, protein MDRLTGKTALVTGGSRGIGKGIALRLAREGALTAVHYGSNEQAAKETVAEIEAAGGQAFAVGAELGVPGDAAALWAAFDAALAERGAAPGVDILVNNAGIGLLSQVHEVTEADYDQVFAINVKAPFFIVQQGLDRLRDGGRVINVSSGVARIALTTTIAYSMTKGALNVFTHTLAQQLGGRGITVNAVAPGIVATDMNPHLDDPAQRAEWGSMSVFNRVGEPADIADAVAFLASDDGRWVTGQVLDATGGSHLGV, encoded by the coding sequence ATGGATCGGCTCACTGGCAAGACCGCTCTCGTCACCGGCGGCAGCCGCGGCATCGGCAAGGGGATCGCGCTGCGGCTGGCGCGCGAGGGGGCGCTGACCGCCGTGCACTACGGCAGCAACGAGCAGGCGGCCAAGGAGACGGTGGCCGAGATCGAGGCGGCCGGCGGGCAGGCCTTCGCGGTCGGGGCCGAGCTGGGCGTGCCGGGCGACGCCGCCGCGCTCTGGGCGGCCTTCGACGCGGCCCTGGCCGAGCGGGGCGCCGCGCCCGGCGTGGACATCCTGGTGAACAACGCCGGGATCGGCCTGCTCTCCCAGGTGCACGAGGTGACCGAGGCGGACTACGACCAGGTCTTCGCGATCAACGTCAAGGCGCCGTTCTTCATCGTGCAGCAGGGCCTGGACCGGCTGCGGGACGGCGGCCGGGTGATCAACGTCTCGTCCGGTGTGGCCCGGATCGCCCTGACCACGACGATCGCCTACTCGATGACCAAGGGCGCCCTGAACGTCTTCACCCACACCCTGGCCCAGCAGCTCGGCGGGCGCGGGATCACCGTCAACGCGGTGGCCCCCGGCATCGTGGCGACCGACATGAACCCGCACCTGGACGACCCGGCGCAGCGCGCGGAGTGGGGCAGCATGTCGGTCTTCAACCGGGTCGGCGAGCCCGCCGACATCGCGGACGCGGTGGCGTTCCTGGCCTCCGATGACGGCCGCTGGGTGACCGGCCAGGTGCTGGACGCCACCGGGGGCTCGCATCTGGGTGTCTGA
- a CDS encoding TetR/AcrR family transcriptional regulator codes for MTGTRGRPRSFDREAALATATELFWEHGYEATSIADLTEAMGIRPPSLYAAFGDKRGLFDKVVARYGEHYGLRAMDEEPTVRVGVARLLLDAAREYTAPEHPRGCMIISAAANCTDPQVRDALRAIRNANIADFEQRIAAAVARGEEPPETDPATLARFTGAVLQGMSQQARDGAVREELEAVAAAAMRAWPEAAG; via the coding sequence ATGACCGGAACCCGCGGGCGCCCCCGCTCCTTCGACCGCGAGGCCGCCCTGGCCACCGCCACCGAGCTGTTCTGGGAGCACGGTTACGAGGCCACCTCGATCGCCGACCTCACCGAGGCCATGGGCATCCGACCGCCGAGCCTCTACGCGGCCTTCGGCGACAAGCGCGGACTCTTCGACAAGGTGGTGGCCCGCTACGGCGAGCACTACGGCCTGCGGGCCATGGACGAGGAACCCACCGTGCGCGTCGGCGTGGCCCGCCTGCTCCTCGACGCCGCCCGGGAGTACACCGCGCCCGAGCACCCGCGCGGCTGCATGATCATCAGCGCCGCGGCCAACTGCACCGACCCCCAGGTGCGCGACGCCCTGCGCGCCATCCGCAACGCCAACATCGCCGACTTCGAGCAGCGGATCGCGGCGGCGGTGGCCCGCGGCGAAGAGCCACCGGAGACCGACCCCGCCACCCTCGCCCGCTTCACGGGCGCGGTGCTGCAGGGCATGTCCCAGCAGGCCCGGGACGGCGCGGTGCGCGAGGAGCTGGAGGCGGTGGCCGCGGCGGCGATGCGGGCCTGGCCGGAGGCGGCCGGCTGA
- a CDS encoding ATP-binding protein: MPSQLPTDLRGFVNRVAERQAMDRLLAERPAAAQVLVVTGTAGVGKTSLTLHWAHAVRAQFPDGQLYANLHGYDPQPAVAPAQVLERFLRALGVPAAAIPADPEAMAAAYRSQMAGRRILIVLDNASQAAQVRPLLPGAPGALVVVTSRHRLSGLSVREGARHLTLEVLAEQDAVDLLRAVTADYRSEDDPAELTQLARLCARLPLALRIAAERAAGRPRMPLDDLIQDLRDESSLWDALSSEDEEESEAVRSVFAWSYRALPADAARLFRMLGLHPTGEFSTGAAAALTAVGTRRTRRLLDGLVATHMVDQIAPDRYRFHDLLRAYAIDQARGEQEPQESEQALRRVLAWYVHTADAAQACIAPQEPRVPLDPLDPEVEPASLADEAASMQWFEHEQENLAAVTRTAAALGFDRYAWQLAVVLRAFYMIRNPFQDWLAVSLVGLEAARCEGDRHAQAELHESLGMGYTQSHQLDQAAEQYRAALEIRRELGDPSGEALTLNGFGLLELRQRQLFGARQAFERARTLFQGLDDAYWAPLVAVNLAEAELALARYEEAEPLVRAGLEAFRARANRWGEGNALRLLSLIQLETGREGEALDTAQQAVDLALELNSPVAEGHWLAQLGTAQRAAGHPEDALGSYHRAAVIQRTLGDRSREALAWDGAGQACLDLERAEEASDFHRRAAAVHSELGDRWQRAVALSHLADALDATGGSADASRHRSEALALLGEFIDPRAERLRERLTRG; this comes from the coding sequence GTGCCGTCGCAACTGCCCACCGACCTGCGCGGGTTCGTCAACCGGGTAGCGGAACGGCAGGCCATGGACCGCCTACTCGCCGAGCGCCCGGCGGCGGCCCAGGTGCTGGTGGTCACTGGGACCGCCGGGGTCGGCAAGACCTCATTGACGCTGCACTGGGCGCATGCCGTGCGCGCGCAGTTCCCGGACGGCCAGTTGTACGCCAACCTGCACGGCTACGACCCGCAGCCGGCGGTGGCCCCCGCGCAGGTGCTCGAACGCTTCCTGCGCGCCCTCGGCGTACCCGCTGCCGCGATCCCCGCCGACCCGGAGGCGATGGCGGCGGCCTACCGGTCCCAGATGGCCGGACGCCGGATACTGATCGTGCTCGACAACGCCTCGCAGGCGGCCCAGGTCCGCCCACTGCTGCCAGGCGCTCCGGGCGCACTGGTCGTGGTGACGAGTCGGCACCGGCTGTCCGGCCTCAGCGTGCGGGAGGGCGCCCGGCATCTCACCCTGGAGGTGCTGGCGGAGCAGGACGCCGTGGACCTCCTGCGAGCGGTGACGGCGGACTACCGCAGCGAGGACGACCCGGCCGAGCTCACTCAGCTGGCCCGCCTCTGCGCCCGGCTGCCGCTGGCGCTGCGGATCGCGGCCGAGCGCGCGGCCGGACGGCCACGGATGCCGCTGGACGACCTGATCCAGGACCTGCGCGACGAATCCAGCCTGTGGGACGCGCTCTCCAGTGAGGACGAGGAGGAGTCGGAGGCGGTCCGCTCGGTCTTCGCCTGGTCCTACCGCGCGCTGCCCGCCGATGCCGCGCGGCTGTTCCGGATGCTGGGCCTGCACCCCACCGGGGAGTTCAGTACCGGGGCCGCCGCCGCGCTCACAGCTGTTGGCACGCGCCGAACGCGCCGTCTGCTGGACGGACTTGTCGCGACCCACATGGTCGACCAGATCGCCCCGGACCGCTACCGGTTCCACGATCTGCTGCGCGCCTACGCCATCGACCAAGCGCGTGGTGAGCAGGAGCCGCAGGAGAGCGAGCAGGCGCTGAGGCGGGTGCTCGCCTGGTACGTGCACACGGCGGACGCGGCCCAGGCCTGCATCGCCCCGCAGGAGCCCAGAGTCCCGCTGGACCCGCTCGACCCCGAGGTGGAACCCGCCAGCCTCGCTGACGAAGCGGCCTCGATGCAGTGGTTCGAGCACGAGCAGGAGAACCTGGCGGCCGTCACCCGAACTGCGGCAGCACTGGGTTTTGACCGATACGCCTGGCAGCTCGCGGTCGTGCTGCGCGCCTTCTACATGATTCGCAATCCGTTCCAGGACTGGCTCGCGGTCTCGCTGGTGGGTCTGGAAGCGGCCAGGTGCGAGGGTGACCGGCATGCGCAGGCGGAGCTGCACGAGAGCCTTGGCATGGGCTACACCCAGTCCCACCAGCTCGACCAGGCGGCCGAGCAGTACCGGGCGGCGCTGGAGATCCGGCGGGAGCTCGGCGACCCGTCCGGCGAGGCGCTGACCCTCAACGGCTTCGGCCTGCTGGAACTGCGTCAACGGCAACTCTTCGGTGCGCGGCAGGCGTTCGAGCGTGCTCGGACGCTCTTCCAGGGGCTCGACGACGCCTACTGGGCGCCGCTGGTGGCGGTCAACCTCGCCGAGGCCGAGCTGGCGCTGGCCCGGTACGAGGAAGCGGAGCCCCTGGTCCGTGCCGGGCTGGAGGCGTTCCGGGCGCGGGCCAACCGCTGGGGCGAGGGCAACGCGCTACGGCTCCTCAGCCTGATCCAGCTCGAAACCGGCCGTGAGGGCGAGGCGCTGGACACCGCCCAGCAGGCCGTCGATCTCGCTCTGGAGCTGAACAGCCCAGTGGCGGAGGGCCATTGGCTGGCCCAACTCGGCACGGCGCAACGCGCGGCGGGGCACCCGGAGGATGCCCTCGGCTCCTACCACCGCGCGGCCGTCATCCAGCGCACGCTCGGGGACCGCAGCCGCGAGGCGCTGGCTTGGGACGGCGCGGGGCAGGCCTGTCTCGACCTCGAGCGCGCCGAAGAGGCATCCGACTTCCACCGCCGCGCTGCGGCCGTGCATAGCGAGCTCGGCGACCGGTGGCAGCGCGCCGTGGCTCTGAGCCATCTCGCGGACGCCCTGGACGCCACCGGCGGCTCTGCGGACGCGTCCCGGCACCGAAGCGAAGCGCTCGCGCTGCTCGGGGAGTTCATCGACCCGAGAGCGGAACGCCTGCGCGAGCGGCTCACGCGAGGCTGA
- a CDS encoding DUF6879 family protein codes for MRDLLGSSSGERLALDAYRADFRKRDFAVDGWDSWKLERRQHFVEPGDASWRAYSEGDWARALELIEARRGGLFHLSQLAADHDCRLLRVRVVEFPVTSYLTWELHLLRVRAECGELIRVVGPEQISQYEQDGQQLPELITLGPDTVYDITYDATGLGEGATRYTDAATRERVAQFIAGLYEQGEDIESFMAREAAALAPAR; via the coding sequence ATGCGTGACCTCCTCGGCTCCTCCTCCGGCGAGCGCCTCGCCCTCGACGCCTACCGGGCGGACTTCCGCAAGCGGGACTTCGCCGTTGACGGCTGGGACTCGTGGAAGCTGGAACGCCGCCAGCACTTTGTGGAGCCAGGGGACGCCAGTTGGCGCGCCTACTCCGAGGGCGACTGGGCGCGGGCGCTGGAGCTGATCGAGGCCCGGCGTGGCGGGCTTTTCCACCTCTCCCAACTGGCCGCCGACCACGACTGCCGCCTGCTGCGCGTGCGGGTCGTCGAGTTTCCCGTCACTTCGTACCTCACCTGGGAACTGCACCTGCTGCGCGTGCGGGCCGAGTGCGGCGAGCTGATCCGGGTCGTCGGCCCCGAGCAGATCTCCCAGTACGAACAGGACGGGCAGCAGCTGCCGGAGCTGATTACCCTGGGCCCCGACACCGTTTACGACATTACCTACGACGCCACTGGCCTCGGCGAGGGCGCGACCCGCTACACGGACGCCGCGACCAGGGAACGGGTCGCACAGTTCATCGCCGGTCTCTACGAGCAGGGCGAGGACATCGAGAGCTTCATGGCTCGCGAGGCGGCCGCGCTGGCGCCGGCCAGGTGA
- a CDS encoding DUF397 domain-containing protein has translation MWVKSSYSGGTGGNCIECAPQLAPDGLVPLRDSKDPAGPSLAFPARSFAAFVAGLKSKHLLH, from the coding sequence GTGTGGGTCAAGAGCAGCTACTCCGGTGGAACCGGCGGCAACTGCATCGAGTGCGCTCCGCAGCTCGCCCCCGACGGCCTCGTCCCCTTGCGTGACTCCAAGGACCCTGCCGGCCCCTCCCTCGCCTTCCCTGCCCGCTCCTTCGCCGCCTTCGTGGCAGGCCTCAAGAGCAAGCACCTGCTTCATTGA
- a CDS encoding DUF397 domain-containing protein, with product MKSSHSGGTGGQCVECAPQSAIHGVVPVRDSKDPHGPSLVFPASAFSAFVESVKNRSLARS from the coding sequence ATCAAGAGCAGCCATTCGGGCGGGACCGGCGGCCAGTGCGTCGAATGCGCCCCGCAGTCCGCTATCCACGGCGTCGTCCCCGTACGTGACTCCAAGGATCCCCACGGCCCCTCCCTGGTCTTCCCGGCCTCCGCCTTCTCTGCTTTCGTGGAGAGTGTCAAGAACAGGTCGCTCGCCAGGAGTTGA